The following coding sequences are from one Candidatus Binataceae bacterium window:
- a CDS encoding 2-oxoacid:acceptor oxidoreductase subunit alpha — protein sequence MALPPEAAGQAAESHSLAGGGAAHKRREKVDHVVIRFAGDSGDGMQLAGMQFTTESALAGNDIATLPDFPAEIRAPAGTLAGVSGFQVNFSSSEVFTAGDEPTVLVAMNPAALKANLDDVPPNGVIIVDKEAFSEANLKRAGFTSNPLSDHSLDKYQVFQVDVTKLTTAALHDSGLNNRAVMRCRNLFVLGMVSWLYQRPIDSTVRWLEGRFRKSPELLDANVKALRAGYNYGESTEMFASSYVVEPARIAPGFYRNITGNAATALGFVVAAHRAGRPLFLGSYPITPASDVLHDLASYKNFSVYTFQAEDEIAGVASAIGAAFGGAIGITTTSGPGMNLKAEAIGLAVKVELPLVITDIQRAGPSTGMPTKPEQADLLMAMYGRHGESPIPIIAAATPSDCFDTAYEAVRIAVKYMTPVILLTDGQLANGAEPWLVPDVNKLPEIKVEFRTEPNGFMPYIRDPETLARPWAIPGTPGLEHRIGGLSSEDLTGNVSYSPANNELMVRTRARKIAGIAREIPPVEIFGDAKGGELVVLGWGSTYGPIREAVKQMRAKGRSVSHIHLRYLNPLPSDLEDKLRMFRKVMVAEMNMGQLLKIVRADYLIDAIGCNKVQGRPFKVNELTNRIVRALED from the coding sequence ATGGCCCTACCACCCGAGGCAGCCGGACAAGCTGCGGAGTCGCATAGCCTCGCCGGCGGCGGCGCGGCGCACAAGCGGCGCGAGAAAGTCGACCACGTCGTTATCCGCTTTGCGGGCGACTCCGGCGACGGGATGCAGCTTGCGGGCATGCAGTTCACGACCGAGTCGGCCCTGGCCGGCAACGATATCGCGACCCTGCCAGACTTCCCGGCCGAGATCCGCGCCCCTGCGGGCACCCTGGCCGGCGTCAGCGGCTTCCAGGTCAACTTCTCGAGCAGCGAGGTCTTCACTGCCGGCGACGAGCCCACCGTGCTGGTCGCGATGAATCCGGCCGCGCTCAAGGCCAACCTCGATGACGTCCCGCCTAACGGCGTGATCATCGTCGATAAAGAGGCCTTCTCCGAGGCCAACCTCAAGCGTGCCGGCTTCACCTCCAATCCGCTCAGCGACCACTCGCTCGACAAGTACCAGGTCTTCCAGGTCGACGTGACCAAGCTGACGACCGCGGCGCTGCACGACTCGGGGCTGAACAACCGGGCCGTGATGCGCTGCCGCAACCTGTTCGTGCTTGGGATGGTGTCGTGGCTGTACCAGCGGCCGATCGATAGCACGGTGCGATGGCTGGAGGGACGCTTCCGCAAATCGCCCGAGCTACTCGACGCCAACGTCAAGGCACTCAGGGCCGGCTACAACTACGGCGAATCGACCGAGATGTTCGCCAGCTCCTATGTGGTCGAGCCGGCGCGCATCGCTCCCGGCTTCTACCGCAACATCACCGGCAACGCCGCGACGGCGCTCGGCTTCGTGGTGGCGGCCCACCGCGCCGGGCGTCCGCTGTTCCTCGGCTCCTATCCGATCACGCCCGCCAGCGACGTGTTGCACGATCTGGCCAGCTACAAAAATTTTTCAGTTTACACTTTCCAGGCCGAGGACGAAATCGCCGGCGTGGCCTCGGCGATCGGCGCGGCCTTCGGCGGCGCGATCGGCATCACCACCACCTCCGGCCCGGGGATGAACCTCAAGGCCGAGGCGATCGGGCTCGCGGTCAAGGTCGAGCTGCCGCTGGTGATCACCGACATCCAGCGCGCCGGGCCGTCCACCGGGATGCCGACCAAGCCCGAGCAGGCCGACCTGCTGATGGCGATGTACGGGCGGCATGGCGAATCGCCGATCCCGATCATTGCCGCGGCCACACCGAGCGACTGCTTCGACACCGCCTACGAGGCGGTGCGAATCGCGGTCAAGTACATGACCCCGGTCATCCTGCTCACCGACGGCCAGCTTGCCAATGGCGCCGAGCCGTGGCTGGTGCCCGACGTCAACAAGCTGCCCGAGATAAAGGTCGAGTTTCGCACCGAGCCCAATGGTTTCATGCCATATATCCGCGATCCTGAGACGCTGGCGCGGCCGTGGGCGATTCCGGGAACGCCCGGCCTGGAGCATCGTATCGGCGGGCTTTCGAGCGAGGATCTGACCGGCAACGTCAGCTACTCGCCGGCCAACAACGAGCTGATGGTGCGCACACGCGCGCGCAAGATTGCGGGGATCGCGCGCGAGATTCCGCCCGTCGAGATCTTCGGCGACGCGAAGGGCGGCGAGCTGGTGGTGCTCGGATGGGGCTCGACCTACGGGCCGATCCGGGAGGCGGTCAAGCAGATGCGCGCCAAAGGGCGCAGCGTCTCGCACATCCATCTGCGCTATCTCAATCCGCTGCCCAGCGATCTCGAAGACAAGCTGCGGATGTTCCGCAAGGTGATGGTCGCCGAGATGAACATGGGGCAGTTGCTCAAGATCGTGCGCGCCGACTACCTGATCGACGCCATCGGCTGCAACAAGGTGCAGGGGCGGCCGTTCAAGGTCAATGAGCTGACCAACCGCATCGTCCGCGCGCTGGAAGACTGA
- a CDS encoding amidohydrolase family protein, whose product MPSKYDRIRKLRYPGAVDADGHILEAPDLWETYLEEKYKPRALRIGRDERGTQYLEIGGRPSKVTRGPILARMCSMGTPRDKHGEIEALGYGQDAPLGALDPRDRITRLDLEGLRAAFIYPTLALCWETECDDIELAQAYTRAYNRWIVDFCADSGGRLIPIAHLSLGDPEAAAQELERAVRAGCKGAWVAQFTMTRKPHAHPDHDVVFAKAQELGVPFGLHPTLEPVWALPGRYDFKYVRDGLMFLNVTASDAIRHALTSFFQFGTFDKFPRLKLVILEVGGGWVSYWLDRLDAVYATLVGRDVPLREKPSFYFQRQCWISADPDEHSLPAMVELCGEDKFFWASDFPHPDHTGDYIEELEKMAGRLGERARAKVLGDNVMRVYGCAA is encoded by the coding sequence CCGACCTCTGGGAAACCTACCTCGAAGAAAAGTACAAGCCGCGCGCGCTGCGTATCGGGCGCGACGAGCGCGGCACCCAGTACCTCGAAATCGGCGGGCGGCCGTCGAAGGTGACGCGCGGGCCGATCCTGGCGCGGATGTGTTCGATGGGCACGCCGCGCGACAAGCACGGCGAGATCGAGGCGCTCGGCTATGGACAGGACGCGCCGCTCGGCGCACTCGACCCGCGCGACCGGATCACCCGGCTCGACCTCGAAGGGCTGAGGGCTGCGTTCATCTATCCCACCCTCGCGCTTTGCTGGGAGACCGAATGCGACGACATCGAACTGGCGCAGGCCTATACGCGCGCCTACAACCGATGGATCGTCGATTTCTGCGCCGACAGCGGTGGCCGCCTGATCCCGATCGCACACCTGTCGCTCGGCGACCCCGAGGCCGCGGCCCAGGAACTCGAGCGCGCAGTGCGCGCGGGATGCAAGGGGGCGTGGGTCGCGCAGTTTACGATGACGCGCAAGCCGCACGCTCATCCCGATCACGACGTCGTCTTCGCCAAAGCGCAGGAGCTCGGCGTCCCGTTCGGGCTCCATCCCACGCTCGAGCCGGTATGGGCGCTGCCCGGCCGCTACGACTTCAAGTACGTCCGCGACGGGCTGATGTTCCTCAACGTCACCGCCTCCGACGCGATCCGCCACGCGCTGACGAGCTTCTTCCAGTTCGGCACCTTCGACAAGTTCCCGCGCCTCAAGCTGGTGATCCTCGAAGTCGGCGGCGGATGGGTAAGTTACTGGCTCGACCGGCTCGACGCGGTTTACGCCACACTGGTCGGCCGCGACGTGCCGCTGCGCGAGAAGCCGAGCTTCTACTTCCAGCGCCAGTGCTGGATCTCGGCCGACCCCGATGAGCATTCGCTGCCCGCGATGGTCGAGTTGTGCGGCGAGGATAAGTTCTTCTGGGCCTCCGACTTCCCGCATCCCGACCATACCGGCGATTACATCGAGGAGCTGGAGAAGATGGCGGGCAGGCTCGGAGAGCGGGCGCGCGCCAAGGTGCTGGGCGACAACGTGATGCGCGTGTACGGCTGCGCCGCGTAG
- a CDS encoding 2-oxoacid:ferredoxin oxidoreductase subunit beta yields MATALTRKDFISDQEVRWCPGCGDYAILAQVQKVMPELGVPRENTVFISGIGCSSRFPYYMNTYGFHTIHGRAPAIATGLKVTRPELDVWVVTGDGDGLSIGGNHLIHVLRRNVDLKILLFNNRIYGLTKGQYSPTSEVGKVTKSTPAGSVDFPFNPITVALGAHATFVARSIDVEQKHLGEMLKRAHEHRGASFLEILQNCNIFNDDAFKEVSDKTIKAEHQLVLEHGKPLIFGKNRDKGIRMNGMRPEVVMLGNGITEKDLVVHDESNLALAFMLGNFEPPMPTPIGVFYSVARPTYDAAMNKQLEEQRAKLGAGDPQKLLRAGDTWTVN; encoded by the coding sequence ATGGCTACTGCTTTGACCCGCAAGGATTTCATCTCCGACCAGGAGGTGCGCTGGTGCCCAGGATGCGGCGACTATGCGATCCTGGCCCAGGTGCAGAAGGTAATGCCCGAGCTCGGCGTGCCGCGCGAGAACACGGTGTTCATCTCGGGCATCGGCTGCTCCAGCCGCTTCCCCTATTACATGAACACCTACGGCTTCCATACGATCCACGGGCGCGCGCCCGCAATCGCGACCGGGCTCAAGGTCACCCGGCCCGAGCTTGACGTATGGGTAGTCACCGGCGACGGCGACGGGCTGTCGATCGGCGGCAACCATCTCATCCACGTGCTGCGGCGCAACGTCGATTTGAAGATCCTGCTCTTCAACAACCGCATCTACGGCCTGACCAAGGGGCAGTACTCGCCGACCTCCGAAGTCGGCAAGGTGACCAAGTCCACGCCCGCCGGCTCGGTGGACTTTCCGTTCAACCCGATCACGGTCGCGCTCGGCGCGCACGCCACTTTCGTTGCGCGCTCGATCGACGTCGAGCAGAAACATCTGGGCGAGATGCTCAAGCGCGCGCACGAGCACCGCGGCGCGTCGTTCCTCGAAATCCTCCAGAACTGCAACATCTTCAACGACGACGCCTTCAAGGAAGTCAGCGACAAGACGATCAAGGCCGAGCATCAGCTGGTCCTCGAGCACGGCAAGCCGCTTATCTTCGGCAAGAACCGCGACAAGGGGATCCGGATGAACGGGATGCGGCCCGAGGTGGTCATGCTCGGCAACGGGATCACCGAGAAGGACCTCGTCGTGCACGACGAGAGCAACCTCGCGCTGGCCTTCATGCTGGGCAATTTCGAGCCTCCGATGCCCACGCCGATCGGCGTGTTCTACAGCGTCGCGCGCCCGACCTACGACGCCGCGATGAACAAGCAGCTCGAAGAGCAGCGCGCCAAGCTCGGCGCGGGCGATCCGCAGAAGCTGCTGCGCGCGGGCGATACCTGGACGGTCAACTGA